The nucleotide sequence TATTTTTATTGTGATTTGATAGTAATCATCATAGTCTTCTTCATCTGTTTCCAAGTCAATACCTGTATCCGAGACCATGTTCAATGACTGTCTGATTGTATTCATTGCAATTCTCATATCTTTGTTAAAGCCTTTTAGCTTTGGCTTTTTCTTTTTCGGTTTATCTTCAAACAGCTTCGCGATTCGCTCCTCTGTTTGTTTTACATTTAGTTCTTTTTCAAGAATGTCTTGTAAGATTTTCACTTGTGTTTCAGGATCTTTTAAAACGATAAGTGCTCTAGCGTGTCGTTCTGTTATTTTCTTTTCTAGTAAAGCGTTTTGTACTTCTTCTGGTAATTTTAGAAGTCGCATTTTATTTGCGATAGTAGATTGGCTTTTCCCTAATCTTTGTGCTAAAGCTTCCTGTGTCAAACCATGTAATTCTAATAGCCTTCCATATGCCATCGCTTCTTCTATAACCGTTAATTCTTCTCTTTGCAGGTTTTCAATAAGCGCAACAGAAGCTGTTTCAGTATCGGTCATATTACGAATGATAGCTGGGACTGTTTCCCATTCCAAGTATTGAACGGCTCTCCATCTTCGTTCCCCTGCAATCAATTCATACCCTTCGTTTTCTTGACTAATTTTCCTTACAACGATTGGTTGAATGATTCCGTGAGTTCGAATCGTTTGAGCTAATTCTGAAATTTTCTCCTCACTAAAAACAGATCTTGGTTGGAACCGGTTGGGTTCAATTTCACGAACAGGAATATGAATTACCTCATCCGGATGATAATCATTTTTGTCTTCTACTTCTGATTTATCACCAGTGCCGAATAAACGACCAAAAGGGTGTTTCATCATTAGACACCACCTTATTAACAATCCTAATCTAAGTACTTTTAAAATTGTTTCACGTGAAACATTATGTTTGGAAACAAGTTAAATTTACGTTTCTTCCTAAAAAGAAAGTCTATCAAAAAAAAGAAGTGTAAAAATAGATTAGAAGAATCAAATAATTTCACTTCCTTATTTTATCATATATATAGGTATAAAAGTAATTGATTCGTTTACAAAAAGTATTATTCTAGGTAAAATTTCGTAGCTATATACATCCTATAGTAGAAACTTATCTTTAATTTGTAAAGCAACTTCTTTAGCTGATAGATTCGTATTATTGATTCTTACGTAATTAGTATATTGAATTTCACCAGAAAGAGAATGAAGTCGGTGCTTCTCCATTGTTTCTTTCAAATTTCGTTCAGATTGTTCCACGTTCTGTTTCGTTGGCTTTTCCTTTAGTCTAAGGTCCGTTTTATTCCGGGCTAGTCTTTCCTTTATATCGGCTTGTAACTCAACCATATAGACCTCAGCACCATTTGACTCAAAAATTTCACATACTTCATTTACGAAATCCCAATCGGCCTTTTGATCAAAGGCCCATACATAAGTAAAGATAAGTCCGTCTAAATCACTTTTTGCCACTTCTTTAAAAATTTCAACCCGAAATAAATGAACTAACTTCCAAAAGGAGGCGGAGTCAAAGTCAAAGAAACGATGGATTAAATCAATCGTCATATGGTTATGAAATAGTTTTAATTCTGTTACTTTTTCTAATTCTTGGCCGACGGTCATTTTACCAACTGCCTGCGGGCCGAAAAGTAATATAAATTTCATGGGAATCCTCCTTAATTTCCATTTATTTGGTAATCAGTAAACCAATAATGCTCTCTATATACGTTCTTCCTTATTGCGTAAACAAAAACCTCCTTTTTCATTCATCTTGAAAAAGGAGGCCATCCATTTATAAAGGCTGCTTATTTGGTACACCTGGTTTTCGTGGGAACTTTTTTGGTGTTTTCTTTGTTTTTTGGATAATCGCGATATTTCTTTCTCCGTTTTCTTCTGGAAGCTGGAAGGTCTCTACCCTTTCAAGCTTACCACCTAACAATTCAAAAGCGCTTTGTGATTCAGCAATCTCTTGCTGAATATTTGGTCCTTTCATAGCAATAAAAGAACCTTCTTTTTTAGAAAGTGGCAGACATAATTCCGATAGAACGGATAATCGTGCAACCGCTCTTGCCATGACAACATCAAACGACTCTCTAAACTTATCATTTTTGCCAAAAAGCTCTGCACGATCATGGTAAAAAGCTACTTGGTCCAACTCTAACTGGTCAGCAAGATGGTTTAAAAACGTAATCCGCTTCTGAAGGGAGTCCACAATCGTAACTTTTAATTCTGGAAACAGTATTTTTAATGGTAAACTTGGAAATCCAGCTCCGGCTCCGACATCACATACATGAAGAGGACGATTAAAATCAAAATAAAACCCAGCAGAAATGGAATCAAAGAAGTGCTTCGCATAAACTTCTTCTTCATCCGTTATCGCCGTTAAGTTCATTTTTTCGTTCCATTCCACTAGTGTTTCATAGTATAAGTGAAATTGTTGTTGTTGTTTCGGACTTACTTCTAAGCCTTGTTGCTTTAATTCATCTAGAAAGGTTTCTATTTTCATAAGCTATTCCTTTCTTTACTCATTAGATACTTTTGCAATACTGCCTTGTTCAATATATACAAGTAAGATCGATACGTCTGCTGGGTTTACCCCCGAAATTCTGGATGCTTGCCCTACAGATAAAGGTCGAACTTTTTTCAGCTTCTCTCTTGCCTCAGTCGCAATACCGCCAATAGCATCATAATCGATATCTTCCGGAATTTTTTTATCTTCCATCTTCTTCATACGTTCAACTTGCTGATTTGATTTTTCAATATAACCTTGATACTTTACTTGAATTTCCACTTGCTCTTTTATTTCCATTGGAAGATCGATTTCGGAAGCCGTTATACGCTCAATCATTTCATATTTGATTTCTGGTCTTCTTAACAATTCATAAGCTTTTGTAGGCTCTTTTAACAGTGCAGCTCCAGCTTCCTCCATGATAGCCAATACCTTTTCCTCTGGCTTAATTGTTTCTTTTTGTAGGCGCTTTTTCTCTTCTTCTATTAACCGTTTCTTTTCTTGGAATCTTTCGTACCGACCTTCACTAATCATGCCTATTGCATAGCCAAGTTCTGTTAATCGTAAGTCGGCATTGTCATGACGAAGTAGTAAGCGATATTCAGCTCTTGATGTAAGCAAACGATATGGTTCATTTGTTCCTTTTGTGACTAAGTCATCAATTAAAACGCCAATGTAGCCTTGAGAACGGTCTAGAATAACAGAATCTTTCCCAAGTGCTTTCGATGCAGCGTTGATACCTGCCATAATTCCTTGTCCAGCCGCTTCTTCATAGCCAGATGTTCCGTTAATTTGACCAGCAGTAAAGAGACCTGGGATTTTTTTCGTCTCTAGAGTCGGCCATAGTTGTGTTGGTACCATAGCATCATATTCAATCGCATACCCCGCTCTCATAATCTCGGCATTTTCTAATCCCTCAATGGAACGAAGCATTTCTCGTTGAACAAACTCAGGCAAGGATGTCGATAAGCCTTGGACATACACTTCTTCTGTATTCCGTCCTTCAGGTTCTAAGAAAATTTGATGACGTGGTTTATCATTAAAGCGAACTACTTTATCTTCAATAGAAGGACAATATCTAGGCCCAGTTCCTTTGATCATGCCAGAGTACATGGCGGATAAGCTTAAATTCTCATCAATAATTTTATGTGTGAATTCATTCGTGTACGTCAACCAGCATGGAATTTGATCTGTAATAAATTCGGTTGTTTCATAAGAAAAGGCTCTAGGTTGTTCATCACCTGGTTGTATTTCCGTTTTGGAATAGTCAATTGTGTGACTATTTACACGAGGTGGTGTACCTGTTTTGAATCGAACGAGTTCAAAACCAAGTTCTTCTAAGTGTTCGGAGAGCTTGACGGATGCACGTTGATTATTCGGTCCACTCTCATAGGAAAGATCTCCAATAATAACGCGACCGCGCATAAAGGTTCCCGTTGTAATAACGACAGATTTTGCGCGATACACTGCTTTTGTTTCGGTAATAACCCCTTTACATTCTCCATCTTCTATTAATAATTCATTTACCATTCCTTGACGCATCGTTAAATGAGGCTCATTTTCTAAAAGTTGCTTCATTTCCTGAATGTATAAAGGTTTGTCTGCTTGAGCACGTAATGCTCGAACAGCAGGTCCTTTCCCTGTATTTAACATACGCATTTGAATATGCGTTTTATCAATCACTCGCCCCATTAATCCACCTAATGCATCTATCTCCCGAACCACTACCCCTTTAGCTGGGCCACCTACAGAGGGGTTACATGGCATGAAGGCTACCATATCTAGGTTTAAAGACAGCATTAACGTTTTTGCCCCACGTTTTGCTGAAGCATAAGCTGCTTCCACTCCAGCGTGACCAGCTCCGATGACAATGACGTCATACGTACCTGCTTCATATGTCATGTTTCATTCTCCTTTTTCCAAAATCTCTACTTATTTACCAAGACAGAACTGAGAGAATAATTGGTCGATCAGACTTTCATGCACCGTATCCCCAATAATTTCCCCAAGCAGCTCCCACGTTCTCGTTACATCGATCTGAACAAGATCAATTGGCATATCATTTTCCATGCCCATCATGGCATCTTCTAAGGCTTGAAGCGATTGTTTGAGAAGCTGAATATGTCTCACATTCGATACATACGTTAAGTCTCCCGCATCCAAGTCGCCTTCAAAAAAAGTTTGTGCGATGGCTGCTTCTAATTCATCAATTCCTTTTTCCTCAATTAAAGATGTCGATATAATGGGATTTCCTTCTGCTAATGCTTCCACTTTTTCTAAATCGATCTTTCGTGGTAAATCTGTTTTATTTAAAATAATAATTTTATCTAATCCTTCTGCTGCTTTAAACAGTTGAGTATCTTCTTCTGTAAGTTTATCACTATAGTTCAAAACAAAAAGAATTAAATCTGATTCCTTTAGTACTTTCCTAGATCGTTCAACACCAATTCGTTCCACAATATCCTCTGTTTCTCGAATACCAGCTGTATCCACAAGTCGTAACGGAACTCCCCGAACATTCACATATTCTTCAATCGTATCTCTAGTAGTCCCTGGAATATCTGTTACAATGGCTTTATTTTCGTGTACAAGGGCATTCATCAGAGAAGATTTTCCTACATTCGGTCTCCCTA is from Radiobacillus kanasensis and encodes:
- the rsmG gene encoding 16S rRNA (guanine(527)-N(7))-methyltransferase RsmG, whose translation is MKIETFLDELKQQGLEVSPKQQQQFHLYYETLVEWNEKMNLTAITDEEEVYAKHFFDSISAGFYFDFNRPLHVCDVGAGAGFPSLPLKILFPELKVTIVDSLQKRITFLNHLADQLELDQVAFYHDRAELFGKNDKFRESFDVVMARAVARLSVLSELCLPLSKKEGSFIAMKGPNIQQEIAESQSAFELLGGKLERVETFQLPEENGERNIAIIQKTKKTPKKFPRKPGVPNKQPL
- the noc gene encoding nucleoid occlusion protein, with protein sequence MKHPFGRLFGTGDKSEVEDKNDYHPDEVIHIPVREIEPNRFQPRSVFSEEKISELAQTIRTHGIIQPIVVRKISQENEGYELIAGERRWRAVQYLEWETVPAIIRNMTDTETASVALIENLQREELTVIEEAMAYGRLLELHGLTQEALAQRLGKSQSTIANKMRLLKLPEEVQNALLEKKITERHARALIVLKDPETQVKILQDILEKELNVKQTEERIAKLFEDKPKKKKPKLKGFNKDMRIAMNTIRQSLNMVSDTGIDLETDEEDYDDYYQITIKIPKKKT
- the mnmE gene encoding tRNA uridine-5-carboxymethylaminomethyl(34) synthesis GTPase MnmE, with amino-acid sequence METDTITAISTPIGEGAIAIVRLSGPEAITIATRLFDGRRLTDVDSHTIHYGKLIDPSTNEIAEEVMVTVMKGPKTFTREDVVEINCHGGLVSVNRVLEIVVANGARLAEPGEFTKRAFLNGRIDLSQAEAVMDLIRAKTDRAMNVALKQMDGRLSGLIQSLRQKLLETVAHVEVNIDYPEYDDVEEMSHEMMKVKTKEVYEEIERLLQMAKQGKILREGLATAIIGRPNVGKSSLMNALVHENKAIVTDIPGTTRDTIEEYVNVRGVPLRLVDTAGIRETEDIVERIGVERSRKVLKESDLILFVLNYSDKLTEEDTQLFKAAEGLDKIIILNKTDLPRKIDLEKVEALAEGNPIISTSLIEEKGIDELEAAIAQTFFEGDLDAGDLTYVSNVRHIQLLKQSLQALEDAMMGMENDMPIDLVQIDVTRTWELLGEIIGDTVHESLIDQLFSQFCLGK
- a CDS encoding DEAD/DEAH box helicase family protein, with protein sequence MKFILLFGPQAVGKMTVGQELEKVTELKLFHNHMTIDLIHRFFDFDSASFWKLVHLFRVEIFKEVAKSDLDGLIFTYVWAFDQKADWDFVNEVCEIFESNGAEVYMVELQADIKERLARNKTDLRLKEKPTKQNVEQSERNLKETMEKHRLHSLSGEIQYTNYVRINNTNLSAKEVALQIKDKFLL
- the mnmG gene encoding tRNA uridine-5-carboxymethylaminomethyl(34) synthesis enzyme MnmG, giving the protein MTYEAGTYDVIVIGAGHAGVEAAYASAKRGAKTLMLSLNLDMVAFMPCNPSVGGPAKGVVVREIDALGGLMGRVIDKTHIQMRMLNTGKGPAVRALRAQADKPLYIQEMKQLLENEPHLTMRQGMVNELLIEDGECKGVITETKAVYRAKSVVITTGTFMRGRVIIGDLSYESGPNNQRASVKLSEHLEELGFELVRFKTGTPPRVNSHTIDYSKTEIQPGDEQPRAFSYETTEFITDQIPCWLTYTNEFTHKIIDENLSLSAMYSGMIKGTGPRYCPSIEDKVVRFNDKPRHQIFLEPEGRNTEEVYVQGLSTSLPEFVQREMLRSIEGLENAEIMRAGYAIEYDAMVPTQLWPTLETKKIPGLFTAGQINGTSGYEEAAGQGIMAGINAASKALGKDSVILDRSQGYIGVLIDDLVTKGTNEPYRLLTSRAEYRLLLRHDNADLRLTELGYAIGMISEGRYERFQEKKRLIEEEKKRLQKETIKPEEKVLAIMEEAGAALLKEPTKAYELLRRPEIKYEMIERITASEIDLPMEIKEQVEIQVKYQGYIEKSNQQVERMKKMEDKKIPEDIDYDAIGGIATEAREKLKKVRPLSVGQASRISGVNPADVSILLVYIEQGSIAKVSNE